One bacterium DNA segment encodes these proteins:
- the hemL gene encoding glutamate-1-semialdehyde 2,1-aminomutase: MAGITKVGFDSAKSRKLMELSSEIIPGGVNSPVRAFKSVGGTPKFIAKGNGAYLYDVDGNKYLDFCNSWGPLILGHVDKDVVSAVKAQIDKGMTFGASTELEYELAQFIVQHVDVVEKIRFVSSGTEAVMSAIRVARGFTKRDLILKFDGCYHGHCDHLLVKAGSGLATFGQPSSAGVPEAITSQTAVLPLDDEDALQDFFAKHGDELAAVIIEGIPANNGLLIQRHDYMRLLRALTERHGALLILDEVITGFRIGLGGAAAYYGLRPDLVTYGKIIGGGMPVGAFGGRADIMNMLSPLGPVYQAGTLSGNPVAMTAGLATLKKLADGKIYKDLEEKNRRFVTLLMEQLRDNLVNVAGVGSIYWIVFQNDLPRAAHTISTDGISHYNRMHSKILDQGIYLPPSGYEVCFLSAAHTDELLEQAATILATAIKKEAHLCA; encoded by the coding sequence ATGGCTGGCATAACTAAGGTTGGATTTGATAGCGCGAAATCGCGCAAGTTAATGGAATTGTCGTCGGAGATCATACCCGGCGGTGTGAACTCACCGGTACGCGCGTTCAAATCGGTAGGCGGAACTCCGAAGTTCATCGCCAAGGGCAATGGTGCGTACCTCTATGATGTTGACGGCAACAAGTATCTGGATTTTTGCAACTCGTGGGGACCGTTGATTCTCGGGCATGTCGACAAGGATGTCGTCTCTGCAGTGAAGGCGCAGATCGACAAAGGAATGACGTTCGGCGCCTCAACTGAACTTGAGTACGAACTCGCGCAGTTCATCGTCCAACATGTGGATGTTGTCGAGAAGATTCGATTTGTGTCTTCGGGAACGGAAGCCGTAATGTCGGCAATCCGCGTCGCCCGCGGATTCACAAAACGTGATTTGATTCTGAAGTTCGACGGGTGCTATCACGGACACTGTGACCATCTGTTGGTCAAGGCCGGATCGGGACTTGCGACATTTGGACAGCCGTCATCAGCGGGTGTGCCGGAAGCAATTACCAGCCAGACTGCTGTGCTGCCGCTGGATGATGAAGACGCACTTCAGGATTTCTTCGCCAAGCACGGTGATGAGTTGGCTGCAGTGATCATCGAGGGAATTCCTGCCAACAACGGATTGCTGATTCAACGACATGACTATATGCGACTGTTACGTGCACTGACGGAACGTCACGGCGCGCTGTTGATACTTGACGAAGTGATTACCGGATTCCGCATCGGTCTTGGCGGTGCAGCGGCATACTATGGGCTACGTCCGGATCTCGTCACATACGGTAAGATCATAGGCGGCGGCATGCCGGTTGGCGCTTTCGGTGGACGCGCGGATATAATGAACATGCTCTCGCCATTGGGGCCGGTGTATCAGGCAGGAACGCTGTCCGGCAATCCGGTTGCAATGACTGCCGGTTTGGCGACGCTGAAAAAACTTGCTGATGGAAAGATATACAAAGATTTGGAAGAGAAGAATCGTCGTTTCGTCACGTTGTTGATGGAACAGTTGCGCGACAATCTCGTCAATGTGGCGGGAGTGGGGTCGATTTACTGGATCGTATTCCAAAATGATCTGCCACGCGCGGCGCACACTATAAGCACTGATGGAATCTCGCACTACAATCGGATGCACTCGAAGATTCTTGATCAGGGCATCTACCTGCCGCCATCCGGATACGAAGTCTGTTTCTTGTCAGCGGCACATACAGATGAGCTTCTGGAGCAGGCGGCGACGATTCTTGCCACGGCAATCAAGAAAGAAGCGCATTTATGCGCATAG
- the hemB gene encoding porphobilinogen synthase, with amino-acid sequence MERPIRPRRLRRNQIIRDLTAQTSLNVKGMIQPYFVTDGTGIHDEIKGLPGIYRDSVDSLVKSIDEDKKLGIDKIMLFGVTDRKDVMATSGWDDKNPVIKATKELKNKFGDDLFVSADVCLCAYTDTGHCGVTLNGKIDNDKSVAVLSKMAVELAKAGCDCVGPSDMMDGRVGSIRKALESENYYDTLILAYSAKYASAYYGPFREAANSAPGKGDRKGYQMDFRNRREALRELQLDEDEGADIVMVKPALAYLDIISDFAANTELPIAAYNVSGEYTAVKLLAQAGLADEKTMVLENLTAITRAGASIILTYHLKDLLKNGWHN; translated from the coding sequence ATGGAACGCCCGATTCGCCCACGTCGCCTTCGTCGGAATCAGATCATTCGCGACCTGACTGCTCAAACAAGTTTGAACGTCAAAGGTATGATCCAGCCTTACTTCGTGACCGATGGGACAGGAATCCACGATGAAATCAAAGGGCTTCCCGGGATATATCGGGACTCGGTAGATTCGTTGGTGAAGTCAATTGACGAAGATAAGAAACTTGGTATTGACAAGATCATGCTCTTCGGAGTAACTGACCGAAAAGATGTGATGGCAACTTCCGGATGGGACGACAAGAATCCGGTAATCAAAGCTACCAAGGAACTGAAGAACAAGTTCGGCGACGATCTCTTTGTGAGCGCCGACGTTTGTTTGTGCGCTTATACCGACACCGGCCACTGTGGAGTAACGCTGAACGGCAAGATAGACAACGACAAGTCGGTCGCGGTTTTGAGCAAGATGGCCGTTGAATTGGCTAAGGCCGGCTGCGACTGCGTTGGTCCGTCGGATATGATGGATGGCCGAGTTGGCTCGATTCGCAAGGCGCTCGAATCTGAAAATTACTATGACACTTTAATCCTCGCATATTCCGCTAAGTACGCCTCCGCTTACTACGGCCCATTCCGGGAAGCCGCAAATTCGGCTCCCGGAAAGGGCGACCGCAAAGGCTACCAGATGGATTTTCGCAATCGACGCGAAGCATTGCGCGAGCTACAGTTGGACGAAGACGAGGGTGCAGATATTGTAATGGTTAAACCGGCGCTGGCATATTTGGATATCATTTCCGATTTTGCGGCGAATACTGAATTGCCGATAGCGGCATATAATGTTTCGGGCGAGTACACAGCTGTGAAGCTCCTGGCGCAGGCGGGACTTGCCGACGAGAAAACGATGGTTCTGGAGAACCTGACGGCGATTACGCGAGCGGGAGCCTCGATAATCTTGACCTATCATTTGAAGGACTTACTGAAAAATGGCTGGCATAACTAA
- a CDS encoding uroporphyrinogen-III synthase: protein MRIAVTRSKEQLYELASRATVMDIEIVPLPLMETRPIAFAWPDDIDLERVGWVFFTSANGVEFFFQRLDSIGCKLPKDTKFAVVGRQTEAALVKRGYDAAFQPSDAYGRLLFGEFVERHPECTQTLVYARAKDIDWDPATLLAARKMNYKSVECYESVEKPIDPHSVTRIKREDMILFTAPSMVRAFHKQFGDPEARLLAIGSTTAAEMERHRWVNYRVLEQADVNSVLEYV, encoded by the coding sequence ATGCGTATAGCAGTCACGCGGTCAAAGGAACAGCTTTATGAACTTGCAAGTCGCGCTACAGTTATGGATATCGAAATTGTCCCTTTGCCGTTAATGGAAACTCGCCCCATTGCTTTTGCGTGGCCGGATGATATTGACTTGGAAAGGGTGGGTTGGGTGTTCTTCACAAGTGCCAATGGAGTGGAATTCTTTTTTCAGAGGCTCGATAGTATTGGATGTAAGCTGCCGAAAGATACCAAGTTTGCAGTTGTGGGAAGGCAGACTGAAGCTGCACTGGTGAAACGCGGGTATGACGCTGCGTTTCAACCGTCAGACGCATACGGTAGATTGCTATTCGGCGAGTTTGTCGAACGACATCCGGAGTGTACTCAGACGCTGGTGTATGCGCGAGCCAAGGACATAGATTGGGATCCAGCTACGCTTTTGGCAGCACGGAAAATGAACTACAAGTCAGTTGAATGTTACGAATCGGTAGAGAAGCCGATAGACCCGCATTCGGTAACAAGAATCAAACGTGAAGATATGATACTGTTCACTGCGCCGTCAATGGTGAGGGCTTTTCACAAGCAATTCGGCGATCCGGAAGCTCGGCTGCTGGCAATTGGAAGTACAACTGCCGCCGAAATGGAACGGCATCGCTGGGTCAATTATCGAGTGTTAGAACAGGCGGATGTAAATTCAGTTTTGGAGTATGTATAA